A window of Infirmifilum lucidum contains these coding sequences:
- the hflX gene encoding GTPase HflX → MAKRAILVFRFDYKANDSSIRELEELASAAGYEVVGTLIQTRVEDPKYNIGRGKVHELRDMVTREKADKVIFFNTLKPSQTYNLRKELGVDVIDRYELILEIFAQRAGSQEAKLQIELARLKREVSFAREYINLSKRGELHGFLGGGKYAVDAYYTYLSNRIALIERVLEKIRAQKNARWARRSEAGLYAVSLVGYTGAGKSTLFQRMTQESVYIDGKPFATLSTLSRRTKILGYPVIVTDTIGFIDSLPEQLIDAFYTTLGETLLADVVVLVVDVSEDIGEIKRKFNASISVLSDLGVPLGKVVIAANKIDLMEAEDIKRKAAVLQASGLPVVPVSAKQGVGLKRLSEVIVSKFPDKVTETLLIPSDGGMLEEVLTKCKVVDISGTWDGKIRLVVEGRANIIEKLKARYREQ, encoded by the coding sequence ATGGCAAAGAGGGCAATACTCGTCTTCCGCTTCGACTATAAGGCTAACGATTCCAGCATAAGAGAGCTTGAGGAGCTCGCGTCTGCCGCAGGCTATGAAGTAGTGGGTACACTTATCCAGACCAGAGTTGAAGATCCCAAGTACAATATTGGCAGGGGTAAAGTTCATGAGCTAAGAGACATGGTGACTAGGGAGAAAGCTGACAAAGTGATATTTTTCAATACATTGAAACCGAGCCAGACGTATAATCTGAGAAAGGAGCTCGGCGTTGACGTGATCGACAGGTATGAGCTTATATTAGAGATTTTTGCCCAGAGGGCTGGAAGCCAGGAGGCTAAGTTGCAAATTGAGCTCGCGAGACTTAAGAGAGAAGTAAGCTTTGCCAGGGAGTACATCAACCTCTCCAAGCGAGGCGAGCTACACGGTTTCCTCGGAGGCGGAAAGTATGCCGTCGACGCCTACTATACTTACCTCTCTAACCGCATAGCGTTAATTGAGAGAGTGCTCGAGAAGATAAGAGCTCAAAAGAATGCGAGGTGGGCTAGACGTAGCGAAGCCGGGCTGTATGCTGTATCTCTGGTGGGCTATACGGGTGCGGGGAAGTCTACTCTATTCCAGAGAATGACCCAGGAGAGTGTGTACATTGATGGCAAGCCCTTCGCTACTCTCTCAACTCTATCCAGGCGGACGAAAATATTAGGTTACCCGGTCATAGTAACCGATACCATAGGATTTATCGACAGCTTACCAGAACAGTTAATAGATGCCTTCTACACTACACTTGGAGAAACATTGCTTGCGGACGTGGTCGTATTGGTAGTAGACGTTTCAGAAGATATAGGAGAGATCAAGAGAAAGTTTAACGCTAGCATAAGTGTTCTATCAGATCTTGGCGTTCCGCTTGGAAAGGTCGTCATTGCAGCTAATAAAATCGATTTGATGGAAGCGGAAGACATTAAGAGAAAAGCGGCTGTGCTACAGGCTAGCGGCCTGCCTGTTGTTCCTGTATCCGCTAAGCAAGGAGTAGGCTTGAAGAGATTGAGCGAGGTCATAGTGTCCAAGTTCCCAGACAAAGTTACAGAGACTCTTCTCATCCCCAGTGACGGCGGAATGCTTGAAGAGGTACTCACTAAGTGTAAAGTAGTGGACATTTCTGGAACTTGGGACGGAAAGATTAGGCTCGTTGTGGAGGGCAGGGCAAACATCATTGAAAAGCTAAAAGCAAGGTACCGGGAGCAATGA
- a CDS encoding winged helix-turn-helix transcriptional regulator, which yields MRVEEEVEQKVQHVLRGISETLEKFMQEEKITLSDIRGIIIQLEPSFKLLSRKWTLTLLYTLLIAGSSSFNSLHRITGINKRSLSIRLRELEKNGLVKREAGGARVNYKLTDTGRDTALLMIPLIYYISRRMPQPVT from the coding sequence ATGAGAGTCGAAGAGGAAGTTGAGCAGAAGGTTCAGCATGTGTTAAGGGGCATCTCAGAGACTCTGGAGAAATTCATGCAAGAGGAGAAGATAACGTTATCCGATATCCGGGGCATAATCATCCAACTCGAGCCAAGCTTTAAGCTGTTATCGAGAAAATGGACCCTGACTCTCCTATACACGCTACTCATAGCAGGATCCTCCTCTTTCAACAGCTTACACAGAATTACGGGGATAAACAAGAGAAGCCTCTCAATACGCCTCAGGGAACTTGAGAAAAACGGGCTAGTCAAGCGTGAGGCAGGTGGGGCGCGCGTCAATTACAAGTTGACGGACACAGGACGCGACACGGCCCTTCTCATGATCCCATTGATTTACTACATCTCTAGGAGAATGCCTCAGCCCGTAACTTGA
- a CDS encoding Gfo/Idh/MocA family protein produces MSLNVAVIGVGRWGRNHVRIISSLKGKIVNRLIVVDVDVERAREVSRTYSADSYYSSVEELISREKDLDAAIVTVPTVYHYHVVKPLLREHDVFVEKPLAETPEQGLELVRVAYENGRVFTVGHIERFNPIVGVAERLIKRKGREILAFEAKRLGPGPAGNYTLNLGVGHDLLVHDVDIANFFLREKPMRVYAIAFHNSTFPYEIEVQALFEYPGGRAAHLTASWRTSPVYKHRSFSVRTEDSVITVDYILRRISIDNGVESFQLDDLKTSVHSEMINMEISYLQEEPLKLELLDFLEAVKNRREPRVSAVDGYIALKCVFKALESSKKMTPVEITWEELEGLSMF; encoded by the coding sequence ATGAGCCTTAACGTCGCTGTTATCGGGGTTGGAAGGTGGGGGCGCAATCACGTCAGGATAATCTCCTCCCTAAAAGGGAAGATTGTTAACAGACTCATAGTCGTCGACGTTGATGTCGAACGTGCCAGAGAAGTGTCGAGGACATACTCCGCCGACTCGTACTATAGCAGTGTTGAAGAACTGATCTCCCGCGAGAAAGACCTGGATGCCGCAATTGTTACTGTGCCCACGGTATATCACTATCACGTTGTCAAGCCCCTGCTCCGAGAACACGATGTCTTCGTCGAAAAACCTTTAGCTGAGACTCCCGAGCAGGGACTCGAGCTAGTAAGGGTAGCCTACGAGAACGGTAGAGTGTTTACAGTTGGGCATATCGAGAGGTTTAACCCCATTGTAGGCGTTGCGGAGAGGCTTATTAAGAGAAAAGGTAGAGAGATCCTGGCGTTTGAGGCTAAAAGGCTTGGCCCAGGTCCTGCTGGAAACTACACGCTCAACTTGGGCGTAGGCCACGACCTCTTAGTGCACGACGTAGACATTGCTAACTTCTTCCTCAGGGAGAAGCCCATGAGAGTCTACGCAATAGCGTTTCACAACAGCACCTTCCCCTACGAAATAGAAGTCCAGGCATTATTTGAGTACCCAGGTGGAAGAGCGGCTCACCTAACTGCAAGCTGGCGTACTTCTCCGGTATACAAGCACAGGAGCTTCTCCGTGAGGACAGAGGACTCGGTAATAACAGTGGATTACATACTGCGGCGTATCTCAATCGATAACGGCGTCGAAAGCTTCCAGCTCGACGACCTAAAAACATCAGTACACAGCGAGATGATAAACATGGAGATCTCATACCTCCAGGAGGAGCCCCTCAAGCTAGAGCTCCTGGACTTCCTCGAGGCGGTTAAGAACAGGCGCGAGCCGAGAGTATCTGCCGTAGATGGGTACATCGCCCTAAAATGCGTGTTTAAAGCACTGGAGTCGTCAAAGAAGATGACGCCGGTAGAGATCACGTGGGAAGAACTGGAAGGACTTAGCATGTTCTGA
- a CDS encoding elongation factor 1-beta, giving the protein MAKVAILVRILPEDAETRPEDLYKRIAEKLPEKYQVAQYQSEPIAFGLEALRMVILMPEDVEGGTEEIESILSSVPGVSQVDVLSVTRVS; this is encoded by the coding sequence GTGGCGAAGGTGGCTATCCTAGTTAGAATTTTACCAGAGGACGCGGAGACGAGGCCAGAGGATCTCTACAAGCGCATAGCAGAGAAATTACCCGAGAAGTACCAGGTGGCGCAGTACCAGTCGGAGCCAATAGCATTCGGCCTAGAGGCTCTGCGCATGGTAATACTAATGCCCGAGGACGTTGAGGGCGGCACAGAGGAGATAGAGAGCATTCTCTCAAGTGTCCCTGGAGTTAGCCAAGTAGATGTCCTAAGCGTGACTCGCGTCTCGTAA
- a CDS encoding sigma factor-like helix-turn-helix DNA-binding protein, producing MTVEFEKILSELTDTERRIVEYFLRNGGSAKDIASALNVSERTVYKALYKYRKLARENGIDPSAFYLRGTLQPASLPPIREPVVAPDHTRRDLIDRIKKEVLKEITEVLERSVREAVLSAFEELFIASEPNLKPVTAPKYTAVFANSGPSVALFERLVENLERLNYNFESLSKKLELIQRVNTSYASPQEPAIRDKSPSPLDNALPSFVKDNPWIEVLQRKYMPR from the coding sequence ATGACTGTCGAGTTCGAGAAAATACTGTCTGAGCTTACGGATACAGAGCGGAGAATAGTTGAGTACTTCCTGAGAAATGGGGGCTCAGCTAAGGATATAGCTTCAGCGCTAAACGTCTCCGAGAGGACGGTCTATAAGGCACTGTACAAGTACCGTAAGCTTGCACGCGAGAACGGCATAGATCCTAGCGCCTTTTACCTTAGAGGTACGTTACAGCCCGCGTCGCTCCCCCCTATACGCGAGCCCGTAGTTGCTCCGGATCACACGCGGCGAGACTTGATAGACAGGATAAAGAAAGAGGTCTTGAAGGAGATAACAGAAGTCCTTGAGAGAAGCGTTAGAGAAGCCGTGTTAAGCGCATTTGAAGAACTATTTATAGCGTCTGAGCCAAACCTTAAGCCTGTTACTGCTCCCAAATATACTGCGGTCTTTGCAAATAGTGGCCCTAGCGTGGCATTATTCGAGAGGCTCGTCGAGAATCTTGAGCGTCTAAACTACAACTTCGAGAGCCTTTCAAAGAAGTTAGAGCTAATCCAGCGGGTAAACACCAGCTACGCGAGCCCACAGGAACCGGCGATTCGGGACAAGAGTCCGTCTCCGCTTGACAACGCGTTACCAAGCTTTGTAAAAGACAACCCCTGGATCGAGGTGCTCCAGAGAAAATACATGCCTCGCTGA
- a CDS encoding zinc finger domain-containing protein has product MARALALPKCTSCGRPIPPFEKATSFRCPQCGEVIIWRCERCRRQGNPYVCPRCGFRGP; this is encoded by the coding sequence ATGGCTAGAGCTTTAGCCCTCCCGAAGTGTACGTCTTGTGGTAGACCAATACCTCCGTTCGAGAAAGCCACCAGCTTCCGTTGTCCCCAGTGCGGGGAGGTAATAATCTGGCGCTGTGAAAGGTGTAGGAGGCAGGGCAACCCGTATGTTTGTCCTAGGTGTGGTTTCAGAGGGCCGTAG
- a CDS encoding multiprotein bridging factor aMBF1: MAKCELCGAEIRGVAYRIVLDGAEMIVCSRCAKGRTVLGTVRLSTTPSGQPTKQKLSPRLSREDVEEVIVEGYGEIIRQAREKMGLTRELLALMVGEKESTLRRIEAGQLEPTIELARKLEKILKVKLIEQYVVGGSVYSADGDSSGYDLTLGDVAEFRD; encoded by the coding sequence ATGGCTAAGTGTGAGCTTTGTGGTGCTGAGATTAGGGGAGTTGCATACAGGATAGTCCTTGATGGGGCTGAGATGATAGTCTGTTCGCGCTGTGCTAAGGGGAGAACCGTGCTGGGGACAGTTAGACTAAGTACTACGCCATCCGGACAACCCACGAAGCAAAAACTCTCACCGCGCTTGTCGCGAGAAGACGTGGAGGAGGTCATCGTTGAGGGATACGGCGAAATAATCAGACAGGCTCGCGAGAAAATGGGGCTTACACGCGAACTCCTAGCGCTCATGGTCGGCGAAAAAGAGTCCACTCTGAGGCGAATCGAGGCCGGGCAGCTTGAGCCCACGATAGAGCTCGCTCGAAAGCTCGAAAAAATACTAAAGGTGAAGCTCATTGAACAGTACGTCGTCGGTGGGAGTGTGTACTCCGCAGACGGCGACTCCAGCGGCTACGACCTCACGCTTGGGGATGTAGCAGAGTTTAGAGATTAG
- a CDS encoding tRNA (cytidine(56)-2'-O)-methyltransferase: MSTVEVYVLRIGHRPVRDHRVTTHVGLVARAFGARGLYLEKSVEKSVIDTIARVCKTWGGEFRVEVVDDPLRFLREWRQMGVVVHLTMYGLNIAEEGVLDLIRSIRGKLLVVVGGEKVPREVYEIADYNIAIGNQPHSEVAALAIFLDRLFSGKELLQEFPRARLKIIPSNRGKRVVRVG, from the coding sequence ATGAGCACAGTAGAAGTCTATGTCCTTAGAATCGGGCACAGACCTGTGCGGGATCACCGTGTCACTACACACGTGGGCCTTGTTGCGCGCGCCTTCGGAGCGCGCGGACTGTATCTCGAGAAAAGCGTTGAGAAATCCGTTATCGATACTATAGCTAGAGTGTGCAAGACTTGGGGAGGTGAGTTCAGAGTAGAAGTCGTGGACGATCCCTTAAGATTCTTGAGAGAATGGAGGCAGATGGGGGTAGTCGTCCACCTTACAATGTATGGCCTCAATATTGCCGAGGAGGGCGTGTTAGACTTAATAAGGAGTATTAGGGGTAAATTACTGGTTGTCGTGGGGGGAGAGAAAGTTCCTAGAGAGGTCTACGAGATTGCAGACTATAACATAGCTATAGGCAACCAGCCTCACAGCGAAGTCGCCGCCCTGGCGATCTTCCTCGATAGATTGTTTAGCGGAAAAGAACTCCTGCAGGAGTTCCCACGGGCAAGGCTCAAGATAATTCCGTCAAATAGAGGTAAGAGAGTAGTTAGGGTGGGCTGA
- a CDS encoding class I SAM-dependent methyltransferase, whose translation MLPYDKIAGVYDSVYGVEQTRKNIVAATLLDGARSLVDIGCGTGILGTLLHETEYYVCLDLSLGMLKVFRRKEMACPSDAVRADAALLPFRDGSFDGVACITVIHEAPRALSEITRVVKSGGKVVLSLKKRFKVSLNLTCLEVEKVLESGGDEILLLRAATPSDAEPTRIRGPEEREPNEER comes from the coding sequence GTGCTACCGTATGATAAGATAGCTGGAGTGTATGACAGCGTGTACGGTGTAGAGCAAACGCGGAAAAACATTGTGGCCGCAACGCTCCTTGACGGGGCCAGGAGTTTGGTAGACATTGGCTGTGGCACTGGTATCCTTGGAACCCTACTCCACGAGACAGAGTATTACGTCTGCCTAGACCTCTCGCTAGGCATGTTAAAAGTTTTCAGGAGAAAAGAGATGGCTTGTCCAAGTGACGCTGTCAGGGCTGATGCCGCACTTCTGCCCTTCCGGGATGGCTCCTTCGATGGCGTAGCATGCATAACGGTTATCCACGAGGCCCCACGTGCGCTCTCGGAGATAACCAGAGTCGTGAAAAGCGGGGGTAAAGTCGTTCTCTCGTTGAAAAAACGGTTCAAAGTAAGCCTCAACCTAACCTGTCTGGAAGTCGAGAAAGTCTTGGAGAGTGGGGGAGATGAGATACTCCTGTTAAGAGCAGCTACACCTTCTGACGCCGAACCCACTAGAATCAGGGGGCCAGAGGAACGGGAGCCCAACGAAGAACGGTAA
- a CDS encoding NAD(P)/FAD-dependent oxidoreductase produces the protein MGYDAIVVGAGPAGLIFSRKLAEKGFRVALIEKNETLAVKPCGEGISARVLQTAEVSRSDTQRFISRPIKGAAVVAPNGRQVLITEKGEMGYVIDKKNFLRVLGEYAASNGVEIYMREPAKEAALTNGRVKVRTRTLVLEAPLLVGADGYLSFVAKAFNMEKAGERKVIPAVQYVMTNVRVQDPELTYFYLGNSIAPKGYVWIFPKDGTLANVGIGVQGAPPKPYLDGFIKAHPEIFERSKIIEFRGAAVTIGGMLSQIVRDHVMLIGEAAGQVIPLTGGGIHTSIAGGKIAAEVASKALESGDFSARVLSEYVSKYNEYWGKRIKDSLKALHAIEKLSDDELNQLAEILSPEDVVNLANGENIMSVAAKLLKHPIFSIKLAKALLS, from the coding sequence ATGGGCTATGACGCAATTGTTGTGGGTGCGGGGCCTGCGGGACTTATATTCTCTAGGAAGCTTGCCGAGAAGGGTTTCAGGGTTGCTCTAATTGAGAAAAACGAGACGCTGGCTGTCAAGCCGTGCGGGGAGGGAATAAGCGCCCGTGTTCTCCAGACAGCCGAGGTTTCCAGGAGCGACACCCAACGCTTCATCTCAAGGCCGATTAAGGGCGCCGCTGTTGTCGCCCCTAACGGCAGGCAGGTACTTATTACAGAGAAAGGGGAGATGGGCTACGTAATTGACAAGAAGAACTTCTTGCGCGTCTTGGGAGAGTATGCGGCGTCAAATGGAGTAGAAATTTACATGAGGGAGCCGGCTAAGGAGGCCGCGCTTACTAACGGGAGAGTTAAGGTTAGGACACGCACGCTGGTGCTTGAGGCACCGTTGCTTGTGGGGGCCGACGGCTACTTGTCGTTTGTCGCAAAAGCGTTTAACATGGAGAAAGCAGGCGAGAGGAAAGTTATACCTGCGGTACAGTACGTTATGACAAACGTTAGAGTCCAAGACCCGGAGCTCACCTACTTTTACCTCGGTAACAGCATCGCGCCAAAGGGGTATGTGTGGATCTTCCCGAAGGACGGGACTTTGGCAAACGTCGGGATTGGTGTACAGGGCGCTCCCCCGAAGCCCTATCTTGATGGCTTCATCAAAGCCCACCCCGAGATCTTCGAAAGGTCAAAGATCATAGAATTTAGGGGGGCTGCAGTTACCATAGGGGGCATGTTGAGCCAGATCGTACGGGATCATGTCATGCTTATCGGCGAGGCGGCAGGGCAAGTTATACCTCTAACTGGGGGCGGTATCCACACATCTATTGCTGGCGGTAAAATTGCCGCCGAAGTCGCGTCTAAAGCCCTAGAGAGCGGTGACTTCTCTGCCAGGGTGCTCAGCGAGTATGTGAGCAAGTACAACGAGTACTGGGGCAAGAGGATAAAGGACAGTTTAAAGGCCCTGCATGCTATCGAGAAGCTAAGTGACGACGAGTTAAACCAGCTCGCGGAGATACTGTCCCCTGAGGACGTCGTCAACCTAGCAAACGGGGAGAACATCATGAGCGTCGCGGCGAAGCTCCTCAAGCACCCCATCTTTAGCATAAAACTCGCGAAGGCTCTTCTCTCCTAG